ATTGAGGCAGAGTGGCTGCgtgagctcttgatggacttgcctgtggttgagaaaccagtgccggccatccttatgaactgtgacaatcaaacggtgataGTCAAAGTGAACAGTGCTAAGGATAATGCAAAGTCATCAAGATATGTTAAAAGACGACTGAAGTCTGTCAGGaagttgagaaactccggagtgataagtgtgacttatattcaaacagacaaaaacctggcagatccctttacaaaaggattatcacggaatgtgatagatagtgcatcaagggagatgggtatgagacccgtataagttgccacagtggtatcccaacctatgtgatcggagatcccgtgaattaggacttGGGGAGAACAAGCTGATGGTGAACTGAGGAGAGTAATGGTTAAACCCTCTTTAAGAAAAGATGCAATACTCTCAGTTGCTGTAAGGCAGGTTGGCTATTTGCCTTAATGTGTTTCTGTTGGCTCTAATGAGCAAAGGTGCTGTCCCACAGAGCATTCTTGaaagaacacacctatatgagtctgactgCCTAACGTCGCAGTCTGTGAGATTTGGGTGATCTCTAGTAAACTCATGAAGAGATCAGGGAGTACGACGTATATGCTCCAATCGCGGAGTAGTCTACTGGCTGTTGTGTACTGGTTCGGGATTTGAGTGAATCTTGTTCTCACAAAACTTGTAATTCAAGGCTTAGTCCATTGTTCAAGTTGTGAATGAATGTAGCTTGAAGCTCTAAGcgagagttcaacttaacagtccttGCTGAAAGACTGGTATATAAACAGTTGTGAGAGACAGGCAAAATCTCTTATGGGTATTTGAGATCTGGTGGGGGATTGATGGAATTTGGGCTAGCCCCATAAACAATTTCAGaaattccaaataaatctcaaaAGCACATGGTGCATGAAGGAAGTGAGCTAGGGTGCAAAcctttaatcccacattgctagggGAAGTTGAGGAGGTCCTATggatctcctatatatctaactcaTAGGCTACTATCAGAGTACACATCAACTCAAGCTAAAGTTACAAAACTGAGTTAGGGTTACAAATCTAGAGTTTTGCCTCTTTCTCGTTGTTGCGCCGCCATCATAGTCTAATCCATCCCGAACGACGGCGTGCACCagcgaacgggagagcaggtctccgaaACCGCTCGCacttgtgatcctgcaccgggagagggcgaataaggtttttgggaagcgctaagcgcgactgctcatcttcttcgccacggctcgtccGCCGTCTAAGTCAGGAGCTGCggcgtaccgtcgtctgcaacgccggttgctgcgctccgttcgaaggaccgtcttcgtctcgtctgcgcctttcgtcttcccggcggctcccgcacagtacgtattttgtAATCATatctgtttcataatcatgttttctgagatcatgtttatgatatacgtattgtctagtatgttagagtcatgcatgctaggtttaattctcgtcctgataaatctagttcggaatttaaacttacagttaTCTATTTATCCAACAATTCATGTGCATGTTAACATTTTTTACAGTGCTTCTCCGATACTAGCACTCCACTGGACTTTTTTTTATCCGATCCTGAAATGAAACGGGCGTAGGTGGTAGCTGAGGGTGAGGCTATGGATTTCGGGGCGCTAGATTAAGTTTCTGGGCATCGGGTGGCGTGGCTCGGAGATTTGTGCGGAACGGCGACCCTTGTTGCTACTCATCCTGACAGACATGGGAGTGATTCCTGCAGCGGTGTGTGTGCGCGTGTGTGTGGCGTTGCTGCTAGGGCAAGCAAGCCGGTCGCCTGGCTCCCCTGATTTCCGGCCTCGGAAACGTCCATGGATCGTTGCCATGCAATTCTTTCTCGGCAAAGCAACCCCATGTTTGATTAATACCGTCTTTGTTCAGGTTTTCCTTCAGGGCGGTTCACTTTGTTTCAGTTTTCTTCACACACCGATGGAGCTCGCCCAAAAATGTCCTCAGAGAAGCAAAACGAGGGCCACACTGGGCCGCGAGTGGTATTCCTAGATGGGCCAAATGAGCTAGGCCTAGCATAAACAACAATGTGTCCATGCAACCTGATCTTTGGGCGAGCCCAGATAACAAATAAGTCGCCCACGATGCCGCAGGCCGGACCGTCCAAATTACGTTACGCTTGCAAGCGGGGCAGTTTGCGGCTGACCGCTCCGCGTccgcagcagccgcaagagTATATACGGGCTTATGCCGCAGCCCGCAAATGGCCGCAATTGTTTTGCGGGTTTTGCGGCAGCCCGCATGCCGCCGCGTCACTGGCTGTCTCCGAGCTTTAGGATACAAGTGTTTCCTTGCTTACTTGCTTGTTAAGCTCATGTTACTCAGATTTGAGAAGGCGCAAAGAGCGAGCTAGCTAGGCAGCAGAGGCAGATGGATCGATCGACCTCATGAGCGAGCGAAGCGCGCTCTCTGAGTAGTCATCAGTGATCATCCAACAGCTAGCTAAACTGCAGGCTGCAGGTCTCTGATCGATGATAATGGCGAGGCGCGACAGGTCCCCTGCCGCTGCTAGTGGCTGCAGCCTGGTGGTGGCACTGGCGCTCCTGGtgtgcgccgccggcggggcctCCGCGGCGGGGCAAGCAGGAGGGATGCCGCAGCCGGCGAGGGGCGGAGCAGAGCAGCGCGTCCGTGGAGGGTCCGCCggcaaggaaggaggagggcgGAGGGCCGCGCCGGTGAGCAGTGGAGTGGACAGAGCAATCTTGGCAAGACTACGAGGCTGAGtagcttagagtgcgaggtttgaatgtgatgtccaccgccgaataccaaatGGCGTCCCAAATGGAGTTCTTCCCATTCTTACGTTGAACCTTTATTGATGTGTATCAGTATATGAACTATTATGACTATGGTATTTGTATGCAcacttattactattgtatttatatgcatgattataaattGTTGCTTTGGTGTGGTCTTTTACATTAATATATGCATAGGTCATGCCaaaattttcatttatttcacACCTGGAAACCACTTTAAAACTGTCGGTTTTTTTGTTCAACGGACCAATTACcactcaaaccggaccggtttactGGCCAAACTGGTCggctaaccggtggaaaccgattgaactaaatgaaatttgaaatttgaatttgaccggatTTTACCGATTTCCTGTCAAACCGGACCGTTTACCGAAACCGGAGGGCGGCGATttcgtcagaccggtcggtaaaaaaacccTATCGCTATCGCGGGCTGAAATGCAACGTATCGCGGGTATGCGGAGCGGGTTTGCCCAACAGGTTGGCGGCAAAGCCCGTTCCGCTTGCATCCCTAGTCCAAATTTCAGCGGAACTTACTCtcaaaaaaaatgataaaaaaagAGTCTAGAAAAAACATGGCTACCTCAAACAATTGTGTTGTGAATTGTAAGTTTGTAACTACAGCTAATGCTGCCGTCTGTCTGTATTACGTGCTGTGGAGCAGACAAGCCGGAAATATTAGGAGTCGCTCGGGCGACTGACAATCAAACCATCACATAAGTCCCAATAACtaattaattttaaaataatttttttcccgaacaattttatttattgttggaacaatttaaaaattattttgaaataaaaaaattattccgGGACAATTTTGATTGAAATACACATGTGGTCAATTTATTAGGCTACTTTAGACCCAAAACACAAAAACTGGAGTGGAAAATAATACGTGCGACAGCTCGGCTGGGGTCACGCGCGTTAGCCCCAACGCGACCCAGACAAGCTGTTACTTGACGACATCAATCGTCTACTCCGAATCTCCGATGGAAGCGCATGCTTAATTGCCCGGTCGCTCTCAGAGCCCTGATGACCTTTTCCATCGGGGTTCCGGGGAAATGCATTCCTTCAATCCATCCATCACTAGTGCTCTCTCGTACACGCAAGCTCGCTAGCTTGGCTGCTCAACGCCAGAGGAACCCTAAATCATCATATCAGCCAACCCAAGCAAACGGAAGAGCGAGACGGAATGGTTGGAAACGAATTGCGCgtttgttgttgctgcacgtctgACGACTAGCTAGCTGCGTGCTCCAAGGAAGAAATAAACTGAATCTCCCAGGCAAGAGTTTTTTCGTTTCCTTTCTGAAAAAGGAAAGCATCAAGTATCTGTTCATCAAACATACTCCTACTAAACGGTCAGTTGGTATGAGtggtttttcttttccttcggTGACAAATAATTATTGATGTTCCCACATCAAGAAACatcttatttattatatataaaaaCATGCATAAATTGGACCCCTAGCTATTTTATAATGAAAACACAGCAACATTACTATTGCGAATGCACTCTTGATGCTTTCAAGTACGCAAAATTAAAACAGAGAAAACAATTGGGAAACTGTGTTCGAAATTAAATTGTTGACTTAATCAAGAAAATCTAAAAATGTCTGACTAGAACGATGCGTGTAATTGTCTGTCAGTTTGCGGTCTGCCCGTTTCGCTCCCTTGAATGCTTTAACTCGACCAGCTAGGGTCTGTGGACGACGAGTGCTACAAAGTTCAAAGAGTCCAAGCTACAGTTAAGCATAGCTTCGCTTAGTAAGATTGTTTGGAATCATGTTCAAATAAACTTGCTCCGTCGcccaaaaaaaaactactccTTTTTTAGTAGATCGGTTAAAGTTTGCTCAGATTATGTAGATCGGTTTAATTTGGAACCTAGAATGCATTGGAGTAAATGAGAGAGTGTAGGGGTATTGCAGCTATAGATTTAATTTATTTCATGTTTAACCAAGATATTGGCTGAAGGTGCTACATAAACACAACACACGCTGGTTGCTTAATAAAACTACTCTCTTCGTTCCAAAATctaggtcgttttgacttttctagattcatatattttgctatatatctggatatatattatatctaggtgcatagcaaacactatgaatctagaaaaaccaaaacgacctacattttggaacggatggagtatatACTATGAGCAGAAGATGCTGAAGACTGTATAGCTATGCCATATCTCTGGTCAGAATTAGCTACAAGCTAGAGAGAAAGCTTCCAAAAGGTCTAATATATTATTTCTCCATGACTCTTGTACAGCCTTCCCCATGACTAATTCGTATAGCTTCCGTTGGGATCGTCGAAAAATCAGATCACATAATTTCAGGAAGCTGTTTTCTTCTCCTGAATTTCAAGATGCGGATGAAATATATTGTTGGATAGCAGTTGGTATTCAGTTCAGTAGCAGCTGGTATTCAGTTCAGTAACTGTTGGTATTTTAATTCTTTTCGACTTTAATTTGCTGCCCGTTTGTACCAAGCTAGCTATGTACATTATTACATGAGCTAGCAAATTATTACAATGAAAATCAACCAACCAACCAAATGATGAGCAGTCATCTCTTCTATCCTTCTTATTTCAGCTCGGCCTTGCTGCTGCGCAAACTTCTGGTTTCACAAGCTTCGCATTTTCGACAACGACGCATATATATGCGCTTCATCATCGCAAGCAATCCCCGACGGCTCGTGATCATTTCTCGATGAACCCGGTCATCTCGAGCACGAGGTTCCTGACGTCGCGGAGGTCGCGCCCTTTGAGCGTCCTCCCTTTCCCCGCGCACATGGAGTACGCCGCCGTCCGGGCACCCAGCAGCCTCCGCCGAGCCAGGAGAACGTGCGGCGGCACGACCGCCATACCCTTCGCGCTTCTTCTCTGCTTCGCGTCGTCGGCGCAGCCGTCCTCTTCGACGCCGTCGCCCCCGCCGGTTTCTGGATCCAGCGCGGcgtgctcctccgccgcccagGGCCGGCACCGCCGCTTGCGGCGAGAGATCTCGACCGGCGCGGACAGCTCCGGCGTGTCCGCCGGCTTGGGACGAACGATGACGGAAGACAAGGTAGTACTAATACCTGTCTTCTCGACGTCGCCTTCATCGTTGTCATGATGCTCGTTGGCGCCGGGCCACAGGATTTCAGCTTCTTGGAACTCCTCCATGATACGGTGGCCTCGCCGTGGGGGGACGGGCAGAGCTCGGTGTGTCCATGGCCGGCTGAATTTATAGTGGTGTGCGTTGGAAGGAGGCGGTGGCGTGCCTTGGCGAACAAGCACTCTTCCTTGGGTGGGAAGATTGCAAGGGCATCGCATCGCGGCGCGCATTGTGTCGGTATACGCAGCAAGGAAGAAGAGTAAATTCCCtgaatgccatcaaaatttaagcCAATTCCTtcaatgccatcaaaatttaggcCATCTCTTCATTGCCACTGAAATTTTACTCCAATCCCCTCAGTGCCATTTCCGTTAGATTTCGGATGGAAACCGTAAAATCACTGTACAAACACGTTAAACTCCGATTGTCTAATTTTTGTGTTCCGTTCCTACCCCCGAACCCGATCCCTAAATCCCGACGCCACCTCACTCCaacttcccccccccccccctttcgaGTGTGCCGCCCACCCCTCCCCCACTTCGGATCGCGCTGCCGGAGGGcgacgcgcccccgccgccaggAGTCCGCACTCCCCCACCCCACCACTGACGCGCGGATCCGACGTGCCCCTGCCGCCAGGTCGCCGTCGATCCGCGcggacaccccccccccccgccaggTGCCCCGACCCGCGCCAGGAGCCCCCTCCCCCCGCCACCAGGAGCCCCGACCCGCGCGGAGCCGCGgacccccctccccctgccaAGAGGCCCCCTCGCGCTGGCcaggagccccccccccccccgctcgtCGCCCTCGATCCGCCCGACGCGGCGCCAGGAGGGCgttccgccccccccccccccccgccaggAGGCCAACTCGCCCCCACCGCCAGGAGCCCCCGCGCTCGTTGAGGTCGATCCGCGCGCCAGCACCGCATCAGCACCGCGATCCAAGCACCAGGACCGCGTCAGCCCGCCGATCCGCGCGCCAGCCCACCGATCCGCACGCCAGCACCGCGATCCATGCACCAGGACCGCGTCAGCCCGCCGATCCGCGCGCCAGCCCACCGATCCGCACGCCAGCACCGCGCGCAGGGACCACGGAGGGGCGCCAGCACGCGATGGAGGCTCCAGGACACTCTTGGCTTCCTACAGGGTGAGATGTTCATCTCCTTTTTTACTGCTGCTAAAGGGAAGGCGAAGGAACCTAAAGGGAAGGCGCAGACAGCTAAAGGGAAGGCAAAGGCAGcagggaaaaagaagaagaaggaagttTTAGTGCTACATGATAGTCCGGCAACGGGTACTAGAAGCAAGACCACACCCCAGAAGGACAGCCATGCCTCACAAACTAGAAGCAAAAGAAAGGTTCCACTTCCAGATCTCAACTGCTAGTTGATGCAGTTCATTTTGTGGCACTCTATTTTGCTTGGTCTTTGTGAACCAATGTCATGTTCTTTTGCTAAGATAGTGTCAGCTACTGGGTGCTGCTAGTTCTTTCTTTATTTGCTAGACTAGAGTACTCTATTTGCTAAGGTATTACTAGTACTTTGCATGCATGACTGTGTGTATGGACATCTATGGTTGATTGTAATATGCCTGTATGGACATCAATGTTAACATGTATGGCTGCTTTTATGGACAGCACTGAAGCTTATACATGTCATACAGGGGCAATAACTGTCTACaatggcatagaagggatgGCACTACAAATATTTCATCCATGTCATACAGGGGCAATAACGTCTTTTTCACCTAATTTAACAGTCAATCTAACAGCTGACTCACGGAATGGCACTGAGGGGATTGGAGTAAAATTTCAGTGGCAATGAAGGGATGgcctaaattttgatggcattgaAGGAATTAgcttaaattttgatggcattcaGGGAATTTACtcaaggaagaaaggaaggggacTGGCGGGTTGAATTGGAGCACGGTTCACCCTCTCGTCAGCTGCCACGTGGCTACCGCCGGACCGATACGGTTATGTTGAAAGTCCTCTGACCAAATGCCTTCTAATGTGAACTGTGAAGACGAGAGCTCTGATTATTAGCAGCACACAATTAGGGGTGGTAATAGGCCATGACCCTAATGGTCTCTTCCCAACGAGGtccttaaattatttagttcaaaattatataatatTAGAGCCCGGCCTTTTTAGGATCCGGTCCTTAAATTTTCTAGTTTAAAATTTTCTACAGTGTACAAACTCATGTTGGCAGAATTGTTACACGGCAAGTTACATAGGGCGGGAGCACTTGGTGTTTTCACCACATGCATGTTTCGTGTTGGATCTCTCTTGACATTTATGCCGAGGAACAACGAAGTTTTGAGAGACACaatttaggccttgtttagatgaaatgcaaaaaaattttgtgatAGAAtgttgctaatttgaagtactaaatgaagtctatttacaaaactttttacacagatgggttgtaaatcgcgagacgaatctaacgatgctaattaatccatgattaattaataattatatgatggttactgtagcatcactgttgcaaatcatggattaagtaggctcattagattcgtctcgcgatttacagcccattcatACAAaatgttttataaatagacttcatttagtactctatatatgtgttcaaatattcgatgtgatatttttttttgcgtttaggGGGTTTACAGGGTCTGATCTAAACAGAGCCTTAATGATGTACAAGGGCCGTGTCGTCAAGAGATAAGGTAAAAGAGTCGTCTGGTCCAGATCCAACCTACAGATTCCAAACTCGAAATATAGCCGCCATGTAGGAATTTCCATTTTGACCGCGAGTACAAATCGAAGTACACCAGATACCATGCCGT
The nucleotide sequence above comes from Panicum virgatum strain AP13 chromosome 3K, P.virgatum_v5, whole genome shotgun sequence. Encoded proteins:
- the LOC120698027 gene encoding uncharacterized protein LOC120698027, translating into MEEFQEAEILWPGANEHHDNDEGDVEKTGISTTLSSVIVRPKPADTPELSAPVEISRRKRRCRPWAAEEHAALDPETGGGDGVEEDGCADDAKQRRSAKGMAVVPPHVLLARRRLLGARTAAYSMCAGKGRTLKGRDLRDVRNLVLEMTGFIEK